One window from the genome of Bartonella sp. WD16.2 encodes:
- a CDS encoding peptidylprolyl isomerase encodes MNRFKNSAFALFCTSNLTFCIAAFSVSSLIGALFISSVLAQTTVAITVNGNPITNYDIQRRIAFLKLQQKQGDLAAQARNELIDEMLKNIEIKRLNIDVSDNEINSAFENFAGQNNMTVDQLSEMLNQTDVTEEHFKAYISGQMGWGRLVNARYQSEDGRLTEQEAAHRILKNGGIKPSTNEYTLQQIIFVIPSHRRAELLTKRTQEINNFRAHFQGCNNTKKQAQGILDVTVRNLGKFLEPQLPTDWEQAIRATPAGKMTQPHETPYGIEALAVCQIKRVSDDRVAQLMFSIQDNQKRTPQKLEALSEKYLKELRQRAHIQNHHDSASR; translated from the coding sequence ATGAACAGATTTAAAAATAGTGCTTTTGCTTTATTTTGTACTTCTAATTTGACCTTTTGCATCGCTGCTTTCAGTGTAAGTAGCCTTATAGGTGCACTTTTTATATCATCAGTGCTTGCGCAAACAACAGTTGCTATCACAGTCAATGGTAATCCCATTACAAATTACGATATTCAAAGGCGCATTGCCTTTCTCAAATTACAACAAAAACAGGGTGATCTTGCTGCACAAGCCAGAAATGAACTTATTGATGAGATGCTTAAAAACATTGAAATAAAGCGTCTTAATATTGATGTCAGTGATAATGAAATTAATAGTGCTTTTGAAAATTTTGCAGGACAAAATAATATGACCGTTGATCAGCTTAGTGAAATGTTGAATCAAACTGACGTTACAGAAGAGCACTTTAAAGCATATATCAGCGGACAAATGGGATGGGGACGTCTTGTTAATGCACGTTATCAATCTGAAGATGGCCGCCTTACTGAACAAGAAGCCGCACATAGAATATTAAAAAATGGAGGTATAAAGCCTTCAACAAATGAATATACATTACAGCAAATTATTTTTGTCATTCCTTCCCATCGTCGTGCAGAACTTCTTACAAAACGTACACAAGAAATAAATAATTTCCGTGCACATTTCCAAGGATGTAATAACACTAAAAAACAAGCGCAAGGCATTTTAGATGTTACTGTTCGTAATTTAGGTAAATTTTTGGAACCTCAACTTCCTACAGATTGGGAACAAGCTATCCGTGCAACACCTGCTGGAAAAATGACCCAACCGCATGAAACTCCATATGGTATTGAAGCACTTGCTGTCTGCCAAATAAAGAGAGTTTCTGACGATCGTGTTGCCCAACTTATGTTTTCTATTCAAGATAATCAAAAAAGGACTCCTCAAAAACTTGAAGCTTTAAGTGAGAAATATTTGAAAGAATTGCGACAAAGAGCGCATATTCAAAATCATCATGACTCCGCTAGTCGTTAG
- a CDS encoding LPS-assembly protein LptD has translation MKLLTSKRIILTKLNILVFKSAISFVLGITLSYSAIAQNSNLSPQNYIQSLTSPLLLSADKLTYNHNANTVSAEGNVQIEYDNNKVIAQKVTYNQKTGRIIAQGNVEIVQKDGNKVYSDYIDMTQDLGEGFVNFLRVEAINNTHFAAENAERKGSQLTIFNNAVYTACKPHHYKSDSEVFWQIKAKKIIWNNTTKTIQFEDGHFEVFGVPIVRFPIFELPDPNVKRVSGLLAPHLSYNDHLGIGIKNSYFWNFSPHYDFTLSPTFYTKQGLLTEGEWRQRLKTGNYNIRFAHIYQINPQKFDNDTIDAQKNNRYMVATKGDFRINSRWTYGWDIFAQSDQHFSRTYKLGNYSNPLQLSQLYLNGLGEKNYFDMRFYHFTVQDLIPTNTINGHHSQQAWVLPRIDYFFTPDKSVYTGEFTFHANMQSIYRNHSNLNYTDWQEHSFYISQPSDILGNSFRLTSEIEWKKRFNTQNGLLITPILALRSDTITNARRSYIGHLAYDSSTKFNIASPTIRGMATAGLELRYPLLVTSGISTHVLEPTVQLFIRNNEQHAGLLPNEDAQSFVFDATTLFQRDKFSGYDRVEGGTRTNIGLRYSGSFNNDWSLYGLVGQSFHLAGKNSFAERNFVNVSINSGLETSRSDYVAMFNANHDSGFALESRGRFDKKTGQIRRGEVEASQKWANFKASLQYAYIQNQPNYEYTQDRQEISFQIGIKFSRYWSIYNDVSYDLVSSTFIKQGINLNYKNECFEMKIGYQQITNPGKNAPLQNFNFSLSLRTITDIGQKIKSDL, from the coding sequence GTGAAATTGCTAACAAGTAAGAGGATAATTTTGACAAAACTGAACATATTAGTTTTTAAAAGTGCTATCAGTTTTGTTTTAGGAATAACCTTATCTTATTCTGCAATAGCACAAAATTCTAATCTTTCTCCTCAAAACTACATTCAATCCCTAACATCCCCCCTTTTACTCTCTGCTGACAAACTCACTTACAACCATAACGCAAACACTGTCTCTGCTGAAGGAAATGTTCAAATTGAATATGATAACAATAAAGTTATTGCCCAAAAAGTCACTTACAATCAAAAAACAGGACGTATTATAGCACAAGGAAATGTTGAAATTGTTCAAAAGGATGGTAATAAAGTCTATTCTGATTATATTGATATGACTCAAGACCTTGGTGAGGGATTTGTAAATTTTTTACGTGTTGAAGCTATTAACAACACACATTTTGCAGCTGAAAATGCTGAACGCAAGGGCAGTCAACTTACAATCTTCAATAATGCTGTCTATACAGCGTGTAAACCTCATCATTACAAATCAGATAGTGAAGTCTTTTGGCAAATTAAAGCAAAAAAGATCATATGGAATAACACCACTAAAACAATTCAATTTGAAGACGGTCATTTTGAAGTTTTTGGTGTACCAATTGTTCGGTTTCCTATTTTTGAACTCCCTGATCCAAATGTAAAACGCGTCAGCGGTTTACTTGCTCCTCATCTTTCTTATAATGATCATCTTGGTATTGGTATCAAGAATTCTTATTTTTGGAATTTCTCACCTCATTATGATTTTACACTTTCTCCCACTTTCTACACAAAACAAGGACTGTTAACTGAAGGAGAATGGCGTCAGCGTTTAAAAACAGGTAATTATAACATCCGTTTTGCTCATATATATCAAATTAATCCTCAGAAGTTCGATAACGATACAATTGATGCGCAAAAAAACAATCGTTATATGGTAGCAACAAAAGGCGATTTCCGTATTAACTCACGTTGGACTTATGGTTGGGATATTTTTGCCCAGTCAGATCAGCATTTTAGCCGCACATATAAACTTGGAAACTATAGTAATCCTTTACAACTTTCTCAGCTTTATTTGAACGGCCTTGGAGAAAAAAATTACTTTGATATGCGTTTTTACCATTTTACCGTTCAAGATTTGATACCTACAAATACCATTAACGGACATCATTCTCAGCAAGCATGGGTTTTACCCCGTATCGATTATTTTTTCACACCAGATAAATCAGTTTATACTGGGGAATTTACTTTTCATGCCAATATGCAATCAATTTATCGCAATCACTCTAACTTAAACTATACCGATTGGCAGGAACATTCCTTTTATATCTCTCAGCCTTCTGATATACTTGGAAATAGTTTTCGGTTAACAAGTGAAATAGAATGGAAAAAGCGTTTTAATACACAAAATGGATTACTAATAACCCCTATTCTCGCACTACGTAGTGATACAATAACAAATGCCCGAAGAAGTTATATTGGCCATCTCGCATATGACTCATCGACAAAATTTAACATTGCCTCACCAACTATTCGCGGCATGGCAACAGCAGGTTTAGAATTACGTTACCCCCTCCTTGTAACTTCTGGCATCTCTACACACGTCTTAGAACCAACAGTACAACTCTTTATACGCAATAATGAACAACATGCCGGACTATTACCAAATGAAGATGCGCAAAGCTTCGTATTTGATGCAACTACTCTATTTCAACGCGATAAATTCTCTGGTTATGACCGTGTCGAAGGTGGAACAAGGACAAATATAGGCCTAAGATATTCCGGAAGTTTTAATAATGATTGGTCACTTTATGGCCTTGTTGGACAATCTTTTCATCTTGCAGGAAAAAATTCTTTTGCAGAAAGGAACTTTGTCAACGTAAGTATTAATTCTGGTCTTGAAACATCGCGTTCAGACTATGTTGCAATGTTTAATGCAAACCATGACAGTGGTTTTGCCTTAGAATCTCGTGGACGTTTTGATAAAAAAACAGGTCAAATCCGCCGTGGTGAAGTAGAAGCATCTCAAAAATGGGCAAATTTTAAAGCATCCTTACAATATGCCTATATCCAAAACCAACCTAATTATGAATATACACAAGATCGTCAAGAAATTTCTTTTCAAATTGGTATTAAATTTTCTAGGTATTGGTCTATATACAACGATGTCAGTTATGACTTAGTATCTAGTACATTTATAAAGCAGGGAATAAATTTAAATTACAAAAATGAATGCTTTGAAATGAAAATCGGCTATCAACAGATAACTAATCCAGGGAAAAATGCACCTTTGCAGAATTTTAATTTTTCTCTTTCATTACGTACAATCACGGATATTGGGCAAAAGATAAAATCAGATTTATAA
- the lptG gene encoding LPS export ABC transporter permease LptG, protein MIGWTLGRYFFARYIKTTCYFVLSIFILALLIDFTENSGRLASLPHYTAKGALLISALRIPFIMQQLFPFIALFSAMTMLISLNKKFELVVARSIGVSAWQFLIPACLGAFLFGLFSILFINPFAAWGSSQAEKMIAEWRSNNVQTSINKNRIPWLTQHTNLGITTIGARSITQQGLSLIDATFVQYNDNATVKNWIHAKQATLANGTWLLTNGTIYKTGHVPEKFTEFRIKTNLKPEFLTEYLADPATIPFYKLPRKISAARSFGYSANKFDMYLQSLIALPALLVAMTLIAATVSLKFTRLGQSKALILGGVIAGFMLYVISVLVQAFGNAGYIPPVIAAWTPVVIALFFGISFLLHKEDG, encoded by the coding sequence ATGATTGGATGGACACTTGGGCGATATTTTTTTGCACGTTATATTAAAACAACCTGTTATTTTGTATTAAGTATTTTTATACTTGCCCTTTTAATTGACTTTACAGAAAACTCTGGTCGACTAGCCTCCCTTCCCCATTATACAGCAAAAGGTGCACTTCTCATTTCAGCGTTGCGTATCCCTTTTATTATGCAGCAACTCTTTCCTTTCATTGCACTATTTTCTGCAATGACCATGTTAATATCACTTAACAAAAAATTTGAACTTGTTGTTGCTCGTTCAATTGGTGTTTCTGCGTGGCAATTTCTTATACCCGCTTGTCTTGGAGCTTTTCTTTTTGGGTTATTTTCGATTCTTTTCATCAATCCATTTGCCGCATGGGGATCTTCTCAAGCAGAAAAAATGATTGCTGAATGGCGTAGTAATAATGTTCAAACATCTATCAACAAGAATCGTATCCCATGGTTAACGCAACATACAAATTTAGGGATAACAACTATTGGAGCCAGATCAATCACACAGCAAGGCCTCTCTCTTATTGATGCAACCTTTGTGCAATATAATGATAACGCAACAGTTAAAAATTGGATTCACGCAAAACAAGCAACGTTAGCAAATGGCACTTGGCTGTTAACGAATGGAACGATTTATAAAACAGGCCATGTTCCTGAAAAGTTTACTGAATTTCGTATAAAAACAAATCTAAAACCTGAGTTTTTAACTGAATATTTAGCCGATCCTGCAACTATTCCATTTTACAAATTACCAAGAAAAATTTCAGCTGCACGATCATTCGGTTATTCTGCAAATAAGTTTGATATGTATTTGCAGTCATTGATTGCATTACCAGCATTACTTGTAGCAATGACTCTTATTGCAGCAACAGTATCGCTAAAATTTACACGCCTTGGACAATCTAAAGCATTAATTCTTGGTGGTGTAATCGCTGGATTCATGCTTTATGTCATTTCCGTACTCGTTCAAGCTTTTGGTAATGCTGGATACATTCCTCCAGTTATTGCTGCTTGGACACCAGTTGTCATTGCGTTGTTTTTTGGAATTTCCTTTTTACTTCATAAAGAGGATGGTTAG
- the lptF gene encoding LPS export ABC transporter permease LptF has translation MRIIELYILKRIFILFSAVMVAAIGISLTVQVLARIDFLTTNGQTFLTVLYFSSLLVPPVISLIIPFALVIAITTILLTMNQDSELAIISASGFSKNTVLKPILLLAILTACTSFSIANFVAPHARLNMRQMLASTHSDLINLFIREGSFQALTNNLYIEIGERYSDGTIGRLFIADQRDSKIDLLYYATKGTIVNNKNGNFLVLNDGEIERVNYQNDSVSIIKFNSYTFSLSEFIPNNGEPTIYPKDRPLSYLLHPDPYDPYYQRNPLQYKAEFHRRLTEWLYPIVFALIAVAAAGDAHSHRQARTSAIVFTITFSLLIYWVEYFFAEKTKNDLTYVPLLYITPIGVSILIFFILLTNRKISMPAKLNDIIQTLFQKMTDKSEYRKSYHSSDKTS, from the coding sequence ATGCGTATTATTGAGTTATACATCCTAAAGCGTATTTTTATTTTATTCAGTGCTGTGATGGTCGCAGCAATCGGTATTAGCTTGACAGTGCAAGTCCTTGCACGAATTGATTTTCTTACAACAAATGGACAAACATTCCTAACAGTTTTATATTTTTCATCTTTATTAGTTCCTCCTGTTATTTCCCTTATTATCCCATTTGCACTAGTGATTGCAATTACAACTATCCTTTTAACAATGAATCAAGATTCAGAGTTAGCTATTATCAGCGCCTCTGGCTTTTCCAAAAATACTGTTTTAAAACCAATTCTCCTTTTAGCTATTCTTACTGCATGTACGTCTTTTTCAATCGCTAATTTTGTTGCTCCTCACGCACGCCTTAATATGCGACAAATGCTGGCAAGCACTCATTCGGATCTCATTAATCTTTTTATTCGCGAAGGCAGCTTTCAAGCACTAACAAACAATCTTTATATAGAAATTGGTGAACGGTACTCAGATGGAACCATTGGACGTCTTTTCATTGCTGATCAGCGCGATTCTAAGATTGATCTTCTCTATTATGCAACTAAAGGCACAATTGTTAATAATAAAAATGGAAATTTTTTAGTTCTCAATGATGGTGAAATTGAAAGAGTGAATTATCAAAATGATAGTGTCTCAATTATTAAATTTAACTCCTATACTTTTAGCTTAAGTGAATTCATTCCCAATAATGGAGAGCCAACTATTTATCCTAAAGATAGGCCTCTTTCTTATTTGTTACATCCTGATCCATATGATCCCTATTATCAGCGTAACCCACTTCAATACAAAGCTGAATTTCACCGTCGACTCACAGAGTGGCTCTACCCAATTGTTTTTGCTTTAATTGCAGTAGCTGCAGCAGGAGATGCGCATTCACATCGACAAGCACGTACATCAGCAATCGTTTTCACGATTACTTTTTCCTTGTTGATTTATTGGGTAGAATATTTTTTCGCTGAAAAAACGAAAAATGACCTCACTTACGTCCCTCTGCTCTATATTACGCCAATAGGAGTAAGCATATTAATCTTTTTTATACTACTGACAAACCGTAAAATTAGTATGCCTGCAAAACTTAATGATATTATTCAAACACTTTTTCAAAAAATGACGGACAAATCTGAATATCGAAAATCTTACCATTCTTCGGACAAAACATCATGA
- a CDS encoding DNA polymerase III subunit chi, translated as MDILFYHLTQSTLEDILPVLVERAVARFDRVTIQCISEEQLDAIDTRLWVYAEGAFIGHGTECDKYPNFQPVFLTTGHENPNDSKIRFLVEGAVCSDINIYQRLVVIFDGRNDEQLNFARAQWKKYGTENHNLTYWKQTKNRGWEKQI; from the coding sequence ATGGATATTTTGTTCTATCATTTAACGCAGTCAACATTAGAAGATATCTTGCCAGTGTTGGTAGAACGTGCGGTTGCACGTTTTGACAGAGTAACAATACAATGTATAAGTGAAGAGCAGCTTGATGCCATAGATACTCGTTTATGGGTTTACGCTGAAGGGGCATTTATTGGGCATGGAACTGAATGCGATAAATATCCAAATTTTCAACCTGTATTTCTCACTACGGGTCATGAGAATCCAAATGATTCAAAAATACGCTTTCTTGTAGAAGGAGCAGTTTGTTCGGATATTAATATTTATCAACGGCTTGTAGTGATATTTGATGGTCGTAACGACGAGCAGTTAAATTTTGCTCGTGCACAGTGGAAAAAGTATGGAACAGAAAACCATAATTTAACTTACTGGAAGCAGACTAAAAATCGCGGTTGGGAGAAACAAATTTGA
- a CDS encoding MFS transporter: MSMSVERQRVNQTNSPIRILLASLVGTTIEYFDFYIFATAAALVFPYLFFPPQNNQLAILQSFLVFGVAFFARPLGSIIFGHFGDKIGRKATLVAALLTMGISTVIIGILPTYETVGWWAPFLLTMCRLGQGIGLGGEWGGAVLLATENAPPEKRGWYAMFPQLGSPAGLLLSIAVYFGLWNILDSDQLFTWGWRIPFIASAFLIILGLWMRTSIGETLEFKKALDHKERVKVPVINVFFKHPRIVLLGTFASMTAFVLFYLVTAYLLSYSKNHLQLPFNQTLQIEMIGAIVFGLSIVLTGKFADRIKRRTLMIWVTIGTGIYSFAIPYFLHSGIVGVFAMSIIGLMLLGITYSPLGTILASPFPTAIRYTGVSLTFNLAGIVGGSFAPYIAESLVQYFDVTYVGYYLLFSAFISLICFICFTDKEISY; this comes from the coding sequence ATGTCTATGAGCGTAGAAAGACAGCGCGTAAATCAAACGAATTCGCCTATTCGAATTTTGTTAGCAAGCCTTGTTGGCACAACAATTGAGTATTTTGACTTTTACATTTTTGCAACTGCTGCAGCTCTTGTATTTCCTTATTTGTTTTTTCCACCACAAAATAATCAACTTGCTATTCTACAATCTTTCCTTGTTTTCGGTGTTGCTTTTTTTGCCCGTCCTCTCGGATCTATTATTTTTGGACATTTTGGTGATAAAATCGGACGGAAAGCAACACTTGTTGCTGCTCTCCTCACAATGGGTATTTCAACAGTTATTATTGGCATTCTTCCCACTTATGAAACAGTCGGTTGGTGGGCACCTTTTCTTTTAACTATGTGCCGTCTTGGTCAAGGAATTGGACTAGGAGGAGAATGGGGTGGAGCTGTTCTACTTGCAACAGAAAATGCTCCACCAGAAAAACGTGGTTGGTATGCAATGTTTCCTCAATTAGGATCTCCAGCAGGTTTACTTTTATCTATTGCAGTTTATTTTGGGCTGTGGAACATTCTTGACTCTGACCAGCTTTTTACGTGGGGATGGCGTATCCCATTCATTGCTTCAGCTTTTCTCATCATCTTAGGATTATGGATGCGTACTTCAATTGGTGAAACACTTGAATTTAAAAAAGCACTTGATCACAAAGAGCGTGTAAAAGTACCCGTCATCAATGTATTCTTCAAACATCCACGGATTGTGCTTCTTGGTACATTTGCCAGTATGACAGCATTTGTCTTATTTTATTTGGTCACTGCCTATTTATTAAGTTATTCAAAAAATCATCTGCAATTGCCATTTAATCAAACACTGCAAATAGAAATGATTGGAGCTATTGTTTTTGGCCTTTCTATTGTACTCACTGGAAAATTTGCCGACCGTATTAAACGCAGAACTTTAATGATTTGGGTAACAATAGGTACTGGTATTTATTCTTTTGCAATTCCTTACTTTCTACATTCTGGAATTGTAGGTGTTTTTGCAATGTCTATCATTGGCTTAATGCTTTTAGGGATTACATATAGCCCGTTGGGTACCATTCTTGCATCACCATTCCCAACAGCCATTCGGTACACTGGTGTATCTCTAACCTTCAACTTAGCTGGCATTGTTGGCGGATCTTTTGCACCTTATATTGCAGAATCTTTGGTGCAGTATTTTGATGTGACTTACGTTGGCTATTATCTTCTTTTTTCTGCTTTTATTTCGCTTATCTGTTTTATTTGCTTTACAGATAAAGAGATATCTTACTAA
- a CDS encoding autotransporter domain-containing protein — translation MLYGKLYTGGFGSYDQTRVSYARRCVSSMDTCSFGTYATYLNEYGWYLIVILQYNRY, via the coding sequence TTGCTATACGGAAAGCTCTACACTGGTGGCTTTGGCAGTTATGATCAAACACGTGTTAGTTATGCTCGTCGTTGTGTCAGTAGTATGGATACTTGTAGCTTTGGAACTTATGCAACCTATTTAAATGAATATGGTTGGTATTTGATAGTTATTTTGCAATATAATCGTTACTAA
- the ndk gene encoding nucleoside-diphosphate kinase, with translation MAVERTFSMIKPDATRRNLTGAITKMLEDAGLRVIASKRVWMSQHEAEGFYAVHKERPFFGELVQFMSSGPTVVQVLEGEDAIAKNREVMGATNPADAQEGTIRKVYALSIGENSVHGSDSAESAKIEIAYWFSDIEIVG, from the coding sequence ATGGCTGTAGAACGTACTTTTTCGATGATTAAACCCGATGCAACGCGTCGTAATTTGACAGGAGCAATTACTAAAATGCTTGAAGATGCAGGTTTACGTGTTATTGCATCTAAACGTGTATGGATGAGTCAACATGAAGCTGAAGGGTTTTATGCGGTTCATAAAGAACGTCCATTCTTTGGAGAGTTAGTACAATTTATGTCTTCTGGTCCAACTGTTGTTCAGGTTTTGGAAGGTGAAGATGCAATCGCGAAAAACCGTGAAGTTATGGGGGCTACAAATCCTGCGGATGCACAGGAAGGGACAATTCGTAAAGTATATGCTTTGTCGATTGGTGAGAATTCTGTTCATGGTTCAGATAGTGCTGAATCTGCAAAAATAGAAATAGCTTATTGGTTTTCCGATATTGAAATCGTTGGTTAA
- the pgsA gene encoding CDP-diacylglycerol--glycerol-3-phosphate 3-phosphatidyltransferase, giving the protein MENHTFSFPNILTYARIVAVPLVVACFFLEGRLQSSDIGRWIAVFIFVIASITDFLDGYLARIWKQTSNIGRMLDPIADKLLVSSCLLLLAADSTIAGWTLWAAIIILCREILVSGLREYLVELKVSVPVSRLAKWKTSVQMVAIVFLLAGPAGNKIFSYTMEFGIIMLWIAALLTLWTGWDYFRAGLKHVIT; this is encoded by the coding sequence ATGGAAAATCACACTTTTTCTTTTCCAAATATTCTGACTTACGCACGAATTGTCGCGGTTCCATTAGTTGTTGCGTGTTTTTTTTTAGAAGGACGGCTACAATCAAGTGATATTGGACGCTGGATTGCTGTTTTTATTTTTGTGATTGCGTCTATTACAGATTTTTTAGATGGCTATCTTGCCCGTATTTGGAAACAAACATCCAATATCGGTCGTATGTTAGATCCAATTGCAGATAAATTGCTTGTTTCATCCTGTTTGCTGTTGCTTGCTGCAGATAGTACTATCGCTGGGTGGACACTTTGGGCAGCCATTATCATTCTTTGTAGGGAAATTCTCGTATCAGGATTACGTGAATATTTGGTTGAATTAAAAGTCAGTGTTCCTGTCTCTCGTCTTGCAAAATGGAAAACTTCTGTACAAATGGTAGCCATTGTCTTCCTCTTAGCAGGTCCAGCTGGTAATAAAATTTTCTCTTATACAATGGAATTTGGCATAATTATGCTATGGATTGCAGCTCTTCTTACATTGTGGACAGGATGGGATTATTTCCGTGCAGGCTTAAAACATGTTATTACATAA
- the uvrC gene encoding excinuclease ABC subunit UvrC — protein MTLKNDTSCLPNKEKKLSFLSNIIWDNAHQRNDNHKLKGATLIQEFVKHLPHKPGVYRMFNENGDVLYVGKARNLKKRVSSYTREQGHNNRIIRMINATCHMEFVVTHTETEALLLEANLIKRLHPRFNVLLRDDKSFPYIIITDDHRAPALYKHRGARTRKAHYFGPFASSGAVAQTINALQRAFLLRTCADSVFNNRTRPCLLYQIKRCSAPCTHEINDSDYIKLVQKAKAFLSGKSQSVKKDMAQAMHKASENLDFEQAIAYRDRLSALSHIQSHQGINPQTVKEADVFAIAQQGGMTCIQVFFFRMGQNWGNRAYFPKADSSFSNAEILTSFITQFYDDKPIPKLILLSEKIEEEALLTEALNLKANHKISLSLPQKGERKSLVNHAYTNAYEALGRKLAETATHTKLLQGVAETFQLPYTPRRIEIYDNSHIMGTNAVGAMVVFDQTGFIKNQYRKFNIRSTDITPGDDFGMMKEVIERRFSRLIKEHGLPNNNKDTKNDTDNSFPIWPDLILIDGGEGQINIVRTLLSQLGLDDFITAIGIAKGADRNAGCERFFIKGKPPFTLPPHDPILYFLQRLRDEAHRFALETHRTKRKKETFKNLLDEIENIGPTRKYALLNHFGSTKAIANASVEDLNKVAGISTAMAQKIYNHFNEK, from the coding sequence ATGACCCTGAAAAATGACACATCCTGTCTTCCAAATAAAGAAAAAAAACTATCTTTTCTGTCTAACATCATATGGGACAACGCTCATCAAAGAAATGATAACCATAAACTCAAAGGAGCTACACTTATACAAGAATTTGTTAAACATCTTCCTCATAAACCAGGAGTTTATCGGATGTTTAATGAAAATGGTGACGTCCTCTATGTTGGTAAAGCACGGAATTTAAAAAAACGCGTTTCAAGCTATACCCGTGAACAAGGACACAATAACCGCATTATCCGTATGATTAATGCAACATGTCATATGGAATTTGTTGTTACTCATACAGAGACAGAAGCATTACTTTTAGAAGCTAATCTCATCAAAAGATTACATCCACGTTTTAATGTATTACTGCGCGATGATAAAAGTTTTCCCTATATCATTATTACTGATGATCATCGAGCACCTGCACTTTATAAACATCGTGGTGCTCGAACACGAAAAGCTCATTATTTTGGTCCTTTTGCCTCTTCCGGTGCTGTTGCACAAACAATCAACGCTTTGCAACGCGCTTTTTTATTAAGGACTTGTGCTGATTCAGTTTTTAACAATCGTACACGACCTTGCTTACTCTATCAAATTAAGCGATGTTCAGCTCCTTGTACACATGAAATCAATGATAGCGATTATATAAAACTGGTTCAAAAAGCAAAAGCTTTCCTTTCTGGAAAAAGCCAATCAGTAAAAAAAGATATGGCTCAAGCTATGCATAAAGCTTCAGAAAACCTTGATTTTGAACAAGCTATTGCTTATCGTGATCGTTTATCAGCCCTTTCTCATATACAAAGCCATCAAGGCATTAATCCTCAAACGGTAAAAGAAGCTGATGTATTCGCAATTGCACAACAAGGAGGAATGACCTGTATTCAAGTATTTTTTTTCCGCATGGGACAAAATTGGGGAAATCGAGCTTACTTTCCAAAAGCCGATTCATCTTTTTCTAATGCTGAAATTTTAACGAGTTTTATTACCCAATTTTATGATGATAAACCAATTCCAAAACTCATCCTTTTATCAGAAAAAATTGAAGAAGAAGCACTTCTTACAGAAGCACTAAATCTGAAAGCAAATCACAAAATATCTCTATCCTTACCACAAAAAGGTGAACGCAAATCTCTTGTTAATCACGCTTATACCAATGCTTATGAAGCTTTGGGACGCAAACTTGCTGAAACAGCAACACATACAAAACTCCTTCAAGGTGTTGCTGAAACATTTCAACTACCTTATACTCCACGCCGCATAGAAATCTATGACAATTCACATATCATGGGTACCAATGCAGTAGGTGCGATGGTTGTTTTTGATCAAACAGGATTTATTAAAAATCAATATCGCAAATTCAACATTCGTTCGACTGATATTACACCTGGTGATGATTTTGGTATGATGAAAGAAGTTATTGAACGAAGATTTTCCCGCCTTATTAAAGAACATGGCTTGCCCAATAACAACAAAGATACAAAAAATGATACTGATAATTCTTTTCCCATTTGGCCTGATCTTATCTTGATTGATGGTGGTGAAGGGCAAATAAATATTGTTCGTACATTATTATCTCAATTGGGATTAGATGACTTTATCACAGCAATCGGTATAGCTAAAGGTGCTGACCGTAACGCTGGTTGTGAACGATTTTTTATAAAAGGAAAACCCCCTTTCACATTGCCCCCACACGACCCTATTCTTTATTTTTTGCAACGTTTACGCGATGAAGCACACCGTTTCGCACTCGAAACCCATAGAACAAAACGAAAAAAAGAAACATTCAAAAATCTACTTGATGAAATTGAAAATATAGGTCCCACAAGAAAATACGCTTTGCTTAACCATTTTGGAAGCACCAAAGCCATTGCTAATGCTTCTGTTGAAGATTTAAACAAAGTAGCAGGTATTTCTACCGCAATGGCACAAAAAATCTATAACCATTTTAATGAAAAATAA